Below is a genomic region from Zea mays cultivar B73 chromosome 9, Zm-B73-REFERENCE-NAM-5.0, whole genome shotgun sequence.
ACCCTGCATTCTCATTTCttgaagaatcgttagtccacaagcagttgtcattaattaccaaaacatcaccaaaggggcctagatgattcacagtgGGGCAGTAGGTTGGGGAGAAAGAACAAGGTGAAGCACGGGAAGACGAACGGAACGTTCGACGACGACGAAAACGACGACGCACGCATgttgtgaaacgtcctcgtggacgtgcaatagccactgcgtggGTCGGTGTTGGGGCTGATATCGGACGAATATGAggaggaggcgcctgctcccacgccctctgccgagaatgggaTGACGCGAAGGCGGAGGCAtgagggagagagaaaagaagcaagatggcgaacgaggtggcggcaactgagacgaggaccatcattatcgtgcgtaGGTATATATGGCTAAATAGGCCGTGTCTAGCGGACCGGCCCGAggtacgacccatttaatagtgtctgggacagcccggcacgagcgtcgcgccgtgcttgggccgtagtgccagcccgacccgacacaattatgttttttttattttacaaaaaaatcgtatatacatatatacaatttacaTTTAATATTAAAAACACCTAAGCATGATGTTATACTGGTTAGATGAACCTCACCTCCTACATTGTTTTTTAACATTTTTCGCTGATTTAACTAAATGGCCCGGCGGGCTAATGGGCTGGCCCGGCACGGTCAGCAGGCCGACGTGCTGTGCTTGGGCCGGAGCTGCGGCTTGCGGGCCCATACTGGGCCgcgcgtttggccatctataagcGTAGGTGTGGTTTGAGACGTAGATGTTGGTTGCGCGGAGGGAACAAGCGTGCAGCAGGTTGATTTGAAATAGATGTGAtgagttatttgtaaaaagatgacgcaaaataaccgttgaaactgatgctttaatatagtagagatagtGACAAACCATGCATCTCATCGCATCACATCATTCCCGATCACACCGCACTGCACTGCTCGTCTCGACCCAATGAGGCGAGCGATCCAACCTCACACAAGTTATACAAAGTCCACCTCTTAAGGGCTCGTTCGTTTTCTCTTCAATCCATGTGGATCGAAGAGATTGGATGTGTTTTCAATTTATAGTAAGTCAAAATCTATACTATTTGTTTTCAAATCTCATCTAATCCATGTGATataaaaataaccgaacaaggcctaagttgGTCAGAGTATTTTAATTGTTTCAAGGTTGTTATTTAAAATTAAATAGCAAAAAAAAACTTTCAAGGTTGTTATTTAAAATTAAATAGCAAAAAAAAAACCCCTATAGATCCCCTTCCATTTCCCTTGTCACCAAATTAACCCCATTTAACTATTATGAGCCATGAAATATTAATTGAATTAAATGGGCTAGCCTATTTAAATCCAACATTTTGAAACGAGAAAAAACAATGTGCTTCAATACTTTGAAACTTTCTTTTATAGTGTTTACAATGCCTGACCGGACGTTGACTAATCTTTCAATTAGTCAACGACTCTGACAACTGTAACATAGCAGCATGTGTGAACTTCATAAGAAAAGTCAAGATTCACACTTAGTAAAGTTTGATCCATTATAGTTTTGGTATATGGGAAATCCAGCTCAAAGCATCCCCAGTATCTTCTCTCAAGCCTTCGCTACCCTGCTGCAAATTCAATGAATTTAACAACGTGAACATCTAAATGAGTATCTATAGTAAACAAATGTCAAAGATTTTTCTAAATTTTATCTATTTGCTCGTGTACAAAAGAAAAATCTCCATATTCAATCCAGTATCAACTCCTGTTGGCAAGAAGTGAAGCTTCATCGTCATCCCGTTCTCCGTCATGGAGAGATTTACCATCGCAAGAATTTCTGTTTGCAGGGAGAGAAGTTAACTCGACATTCTCTACTCGCTGAGCTTCATCATCATCTCCCTCATTCAGCAAATCGGATGGAAGAAGAGTGGAATTCGGATCACTTCTTGGCACCAAGAACAGCAGCGCCAGTGGTAGCAGCCTCATCATATTCCGAATCAAGATTGCGGCCCAGAGGTTCTTGAATTCTGTTCTTGTGATTCTCAACAAATGAAGGAGCAATCCACCAACCCATGATCCAGTTAACGAGCCAATGTTGTCGATGGACATGAGCAATGCGTAGAATGTGCCTTCAATGCCAGTGGGGCAAAGCTTTGAGCTAAGCACTAGAAGAGGCATCCATTTGATACGGTTGATCATTTTGGAGACCCCCTCATCGATCACCGCAAAGTAGTAATCTGGTATCCCCATCTTAAGATTTAGTCGAAGCACCAAGATCAGATCAAGCATTCCTGCCAAGCTTAGCAACAGCTGGCTTGAAAAAAGAAGGCTTCGAAAGGAATGGTCCTTAAGAATATTCTGATAAAGTATAACACCCACAAGAGAACCAACTGATCCAATAGCGAACATGAAGCCAATAAATCCCTGGTGAAATGACATATAGTTAGTTTGACTACGCGTTCAGAAAGAACAATTTTTCAGAAGTACCAAGCTATATTTCCATAAAATGAAATGCCATTCCAAATGTGTCAGGTCTACAAGAATTTTAAGTTCACGAGACCTTTACATTCATGAACAAGTTGCCAAGCATGCATCATAGCTAAATGATGTGTATATGTACCTCATGAAAAGATAACCCTGCGCTTTGGTCCGTGTACCAGAAGAACATTCCTTCTTGGATGTCGACACTCAACGCAAGTGATATGTACATGTAAACACATGGTCGCCATACTTCAGGACATTTCAAAGCTGTTAACATTTTCCCACTTGCTTCTACGAACTTCTTATGGGCCTGAATTTGCCATGCCAGGAAAGAAAAATTAGAGTAATATGAGAGTATATGTGGTCTCATAGAAAACAAGAACAACAACATTCCTAACCTGCTCGTATGGAAAGTTGGGGATATGAACCTCCTTTAGCAGAGTTCCGGATAAAATTACCAAGGCAGAGGGTATGGTTAACAGGCCAAGGGCACCCTTGAGAAAGGCAAGATTTATCCATTATCAGATACCAACACCATATGCATTTTGAAAGGAAGAAAAATATGCCAGCACCATCCAAGTAATGGTAACTGTCAGTCTAATTTACATTTGACAAGTCACAGAAAAGAGAAGCAGTACAAGTAAAGTTGACTGATTATTATGCAGAAAAAATGCATCGGATGAAATTACTTCGAATTAGATTAAGATGAAGATATCCAGGGGTTCTAATTCTAGCAGTGATAAATGCACATCAAAGAAATTTCAAAAGCACGAAACTCAAACAAATCTTAAGAGATGAACTAGTGATACTCACTTGAGCCCCTATTGCATGAACAAGAAAACCACTTATTGAGAATCCGATAAGACCTCCAACAGATGAACAGAATCCATTTAAGCTTATCATATCAGCAGCAAGATGAGGGTACACTATACTGTTTTCTGCCACGCAAGCATCTATAGTAACATCAGCTATCGCCACGCTAGCGCTTCCGGTCATCAATGCCAACAAAGCGAACAATGCATGAAGCTTGCTGTGGAGAGCGAGTATAAGCATTGCAATC
It encodes:
- the LOC100383245 gene encoding probable folate-biopterin transporter 2 isoform X1 — protein: MSPQPAPDLAEDKERDTNVFIEEAPGSPAKVAEGDGHGHGSPPTSPVAWFRMLARELHWSFVFGVVATYGISQGLGGGISRVASDYYWKDVQRVQPSVAQVYQGVTSIPWMVKPLWGLLTDVLPVAGYRRRPYFILAGFIGVIAMLILALHSKLHALFALLALMTGSASVAIADVTIDACVAENSIVYPHLAADMISLNGFCSSVGGLIGFSISGFLVHAIGAQGALGLLTIPSALVILSGTLLKEVHIPNFPYEQAHKKFVEASGKMLTALKCPEVWRPCVYMYISLALSVDIQEGMFFWYTDQSAGLSFHEGFIGFMFAIGSVGSLVGVILYQNILKDHSFRSLLFSSQLLLSLAGMLDLILVLRLNLKMGIPDYYFAVIDEGVSKMINRIKWMPLLVLSSKLCPTGIEGTFYALLMSIDNIGSLTGSWVGGLLLHLLRITRTEFKNLWAAILIRNMMRLLPLALLFLVPRSDPNSTLLPSDLLNEGDDDEAQRVENVELTSLPANRNSCDGKSLHDGERDDDEASLLANRS